GCTTCTGGATCTCCATGGACAAGAACGATCTGGGAGGGATTCAACTTTTTGGCATAGCCGATCAAAAGTTCCCGGTCGGTGTGACCGGAAAAGTCGAAACTGTCGATTTCACAATTGACGGGTACGGGATGGGCATTCGGACGGAGTTTGACCGTTTCTCCGTGAGGAATTGTCTTTAGTAAACCGGCCGGAGAATCCGGGTCGCAATAGCCGACAAAGAGAATCGAGTTTTTCGGGTTGGGAAGAATCTGGTCGGACAATGTGTTGGAGAGAGTCTTTTCCGTCATCATTCCGCTGGAAACGAGGTAGATGTTACCAGGTTCACAACGCATTGGTCCGCGAGCCTTTTTAGGCAACGGGGTAATGACTACTTCATCCTTGATCAGGAACCCGGCATCCATCCGGCGGGTTTTGGAGTCGAACAAATCATACAGTCGCGTCACCTTGGCACTCAGTCCTCCATAATAAACCGGCGTTTTAGCCGGAATCCACCCTTCCTTCTTGAAGCGGTGGAGATTATAGAGCATTTCCTGGCTTTTACCGAGAGCAAATACAGGAATCAGAACAATGCCTCCACGGGCCAACGTATCGGAAATCCTGGCAGCAAACCTTTTCAGTTCCCCTTCCCTCGTGTAGCCCTCCGGGCGTTTTTGGAGTCCGCGCGTGCATTCCATGATCAGGGTATCGACTCCGTCTTCAGGGAAGTCCGCTCCGGGAATCAAACTTTGGTTTTCAAATTGGACATCGCCTGTATAGAAGATCGAATGGCCAGTTGCGCTTTCCAGATAGACGCCGGCTGATCCGAGGATGTGACCGGCATCATGGAATGTAGCCAGAACGTCCTTGTTGAATCCGACGCGGAAGGCTTCATTACAAGCCTTGGTCTGCCAGCTTTCCGACAAACGGTCCAATTCCTGATGCGTAAAGAGGGGGTATTCGACGATGCCGAACTCCAGTCGCTTGGAACTCATGACATTGACGGAGTTATGCAGCATGACCTCTGAAACGGCTGCCGCCGCTGGCGTCATAAATACTTCCGCTCCCGGCTGTTTATCCTGCAAAACGGGAAGTGTGCCCAAATGGTCGAGATGGGAATGTGAAATGAAAATTGCTTCCAGAGAACCTTCGTCAATCAATCCGAATTCAGGGATAGCCGCCAGTCCTTCCTTTTTAGGGTGCATACCGGAGTCCAGCACCACTTTGGTTCCTTCAATGTCCAGCAGATAGCAGTTGGATCCGATTTCCTCGGCACCGCTAATGTTCGTAAAACTAATCATTATGAGCTAAAAAGCATAGACCTGCCCCCATCCTTTGTCAATCCGGGCGCATGACACCATCTCAATTTTAGCGGTTCATCTCGCTGACTGGCCCCGTAGCGTTGTGCTCGTCAATAATACGGTCTATTTCCTTGAAGTCCGATGAAGGGAGATCTCCCGGCACCGTGTTTTTGACACTGGATGTAGCGTTCCCGAATTGCATGGCCTTGAACGGATCCCCGTATTTCAGCAATCCGAAAAGAACACCCG
This is a stretch of genomic DNA from Akkermansia sp. N21116. It encodes these proteins:
- a CDS encoding MBL fold metallo-hydrolase gives rise to the protein MISFTNISGAEEIGSNCYLLDIEGTKVVLDSGMHPKKEGLAAIPEFGLIDEGSLEAIFISHSHLDHLGTLPVLQDKQPGAEVFMTPAAAAVSEVMLHNSVNVMSSKRLEFGIVEYPLFTHQELDRLSESWQTKACNEAFRVGFNKDVLATFHDAGHILGSAGVYLESATGHSIFYTGDVQFENQSLIPGADFPEDGVDTLIMECTRGLQKRPEGYTREGELKRFAARISDTLARGGIVLIPVFALGKSQEMLYNLHRFKKEGWIPAKTPVYYGGLSAKVTRLYDLFDSKTRRMDAGFLIKDEVVITPLPKKARGPMRCEPGNIYLVSSGMMTEKTLSNTLSDQILPNPKNSILFVGYCDPDSPAGLLKTIPHGETVKLRPNAHPVPVNCEIDSFDFSGHTDRELLIGYAKKLNPSQIVLVHGDPEALEWMRTRLTLELPQTKIIVPKAGQVYLLN